Proteins encoded in a region of the Rhodococcus sp. SBT000017 genome:
- the shbA gene encoding RNA polymerase sigma factor ShbA, which produces MGFGMDRLEDVVPRAVAGDRLALEQVLVLIQPPVRRYCSARIGNLDVAADDVVQEVCLALVTAIPKYRDMGKPFMAFVYGIAAHKLADAGRKSVLRQSFSIDEMPEEQSTDAGPEQLALGDELRSHTQALMDTLPTKYRKIILMRVVWGMTAPQTGEALGMTAGAVRVAQHRAMNMLRAELSNFSLLAARAVA; this is translated from the coding sequence ATGGGTTTCGGCATGGACAGGCTCGAGGATGTTGTGCCCCGCGCCGTAGCGGGAGATCGACTCGCCCTCGAACAGGTGCTGGTGCTGATCCAGCCACCGGTTCGCCGATACTGCTCCGCCCGGATCGGAAATCTCGACGTCGCCGCGGACGATGTGGTGCAGGAGGTCTGCCTCGCACTGGTCACCGCCATTCCCAAGTACCGCGACATGGGCAAGCCCTTCATGGCATTCGTGTACGGGATCGCCGCGCACAAGCTGGCCGACGCCGGTCGCAAATCGGTTCTGCGGCAGTCGTTCTCGATCGACGAGATGCCCGAGGAGCAATCCACCGATGCCGGGCCGGAACAGCTCGCGCTCGGCGACGAACTGCGTAGCCACACCCAGGCATTGATGGACACCCTGCCGACGAAGTACCGCAAGATCATTCTGATGCGAGTCGTGTGGGGCATGACGGCACCACAAACCGGTGAAGCACTCGGAATGACGGCCGGAGCCGTGCGAGTGGCCCAGCATCGGGCGATGAACATGCTTCGCGCCGAGCTGTCGAACTTCTCGCTGCTGGCGGCGCGCGCAGTCGCCTGA
- a CDS encoding alpha/beta fold hydrolase: MIISEQTHQVGRRSTVAAGDGTALAVREFGHPNAPLTAVFVHGHCLRMQSWTDLRRQVEHTWGDDVRIVMYDHRGHGESSPAASESCTIDRLGEDLADVIRAVVPSGPFVVVGHSMGGMTALSYARQNPEAIGTRLIGVGLIATSAGGITDDGLGSCLAHPAVSVFQAAVRRAPRLMSGAKRLSRGVCAPIVRTAGCGSRRVSPRVVTLATAMLGETSIVTMAGFLGAFRGLDEVAGLAALASIPTLVLCGSDDMMTPMRHSETLAAHLPDARLVRVAQAGHMVILERAHEVAEAIVELVTAARRAHVGDLALAR, translated from the coding sequence ATGATCATCAGCGAGCAGACCCATCAGGTCGGTCGCCGCAGCACCGTCGCTGCCGGCGACGGCACCGCGCTGGCGGTTCGCGAGTTCGGGCATCCGAATGCGCCGCTGACCGCGGTGTTCGTGCACGGACACTGCCTGCGGATGCAGTCGTGGACCGACCTGCGTCGACAGGTCGAGCACACCTGGGGAGACGACGTGCGGATCGTGATGTACGACCACCGCGGGCACGGCGAATCGAGTCCGGCCGCGTCGGAGAGTTGCACCATCGACCGACTCGGCGAGGACCTGGCCGACGTGATCCGCGCAGTGGTTCCGTCGGGACCGTTCGTCGTCGTCGGCCATTCGATGGGGGGAATGACGGCGCTGTCCTACGCCCGCCAGAACCCGGAGGCCATCGGCACGCGCCTGATCGGAGTCGGTTTGATCGCGACGTCGGCGGGCGGGATCACCGACGACGGACTCGGCAGTTGCCTCGCGCATCCCGCGGTGTCGGTATTCCAGGCCGCTGTTCGACGGGCCCCTCGGCTGATGTCGGGTGCCAAGAGACTCAGTCGCGGCGTCTGTGCACCCATCGTCAGGACAGCGGGATGCGGATCCCGAAGAGTCAGTCCGAGGGTGGTGACGCTGGCGACGGCGATGCTGGGTGAGACGTCCATCGTGACGATGGCCGGCTTCCTCGGGGCGTTCCGAGGGCTCGACGAGGTGGCCGGCCTGGCCGCTCTCGCCTCGATTCCCACCCTCGTCCTCTGCGGCTCCGACGACATGATGACACCCATGCGACACTCGGAAACCCTTGCCGCACATCTGCCCGACGCTCGCCTGGTACGCGTCGCGCAGGCCGGGCACATGGTGATTCTGGAACGAGCCCACGAGGTGGCCGAGGCCATCGTCGAACTCGTGACGGCCGCTCGACGTGCACACGTGGGAGATCTCGCGCTGGCTCGCTAG